One Punica granatum isolate Tunisia-2019 chromosome 3, ASM765513v2, whole genome shotgun sequence genomic window carries:
- the LOC116198749 gene encoding probable peroxygenase 4, with product MADVSHKSPSQAETQEQSVLQKHVSFFDRNHDGIVYPWETFKGFRAIGCGIPLSTFAAVFINVGLSQKTRPGKFPSLLFPVEVGNIHKAKHGSDSGVYDTQGRFVPEKFEEIFTKHALTYPNALTSDELKKMLRANRVPKDYAGWLASYSEWKILYVLCKDKNGLLQKETIRAVYDGSLFERMEREHAAARQ from the exons ATGGCCGACGTCTCTCATAAGTCTCCCTCGCAAGCCGAAACTCAAGAACAAAGTGTTCTCCAGAAGCACGTGTCCTTCTTCGATCGGAACCACGATGGCATCGTTTACCCATGGGAGACCTTCAAAG GTTTTAGGGCAATTGGGTGTGGGATCCCTCTGTCCACCTTCGCCGCCGTTTTCATCAATGTCGGTCTCAGCCAGAAAACTCGTCCg GGAAAGTTTCCTTCGTTGTTATTCCCAGTTGAGGTTGGCAACATCCACAAAGCCAAGCATGGAAGCGACTCCGGCGTTTACGACACCCAAGGAAG GTTTGTCCCCGAGAAATTCGAAGAAATTTTCACCAAGCATGCGCTTACTTATCCTAATGCTCTTACTTCGGATGAGCTGAAGAAAATGCTGCGGGCCAATAGAGTTCCCAAGGACTATGCAGGATG GCTAGCTAGCTACTCAGAATGGAAGATCCTGTATGTTCTCTGCAAAGACAAGAATGGTTTGCTTCAAAAGGAGACAATCAGGGCCGTTTATGACGGAAGCTTATTCGAGCGGATGGAACGGGAGCATGCAGCGGCTCGACAGTAA